In one Thermaerobacter sp. PB12/4term genomic region, the following are encoded:
- a CDS encoding nucleoside triphosphate pyrophosphatase: MKGTSSHRRLVLASSSPRRVQLLAMLGLPFVQDPSRAEEPLPAGPVGTLDPEDWALRQALRKAKDVARRHPGALVIGADTVVELDGRLLGKPRDRQEAMAILGALAGREHRVASGVAVVDASTGRAATGTRLTRVWMRPLTRTEIEAYVATGEPMDKAGAYAIQGLGATLVPRIEGCYFNVVGLPLPLLADLLSLFGVRVLGPERILAHPGPGASGR; encoded by the coding sequence ATGAAGGGGACAAGCTCGCACCGCAGGCTGGTCCTGGCATCGTCCTCGCCGCGGCGGGTGCAGCTCCTGGCCATGCTCGGCCTGCCCTTCGTCCAGGACCCGTCCCGGGCGGAAGAACCCCTGCCCGCAGGGCCGGTCGGAACCCTGGACCCGGAGGACTGGGCCCTGCGGCAGGCGCTGCGCAAGGCCAAGGACGTGGCCCGGCGCCACCCCGGAGCGCTGGTCATCGGTGCCGATACCGTGGTGGAGCTGGACGGCCGGCTTCTGGGCAAGCCCCGGGACCGGCAGGAAGCCATGGCCATCTTGGGCGCCCTGGCCGGTCGGGAACACCGGGTCGCCTCCGGCGTGGCGGTGGTGGACGCCTCCACCGGCCGCGCGGCCACGGGGACCCGCCTGACGCGGGTCTGGATGCGCCCCCTGACCCGGACGGAGATCGAGGCCTACGTGGCGACGGGAGAGCCCATGGACAAGGCGGGCGCCTATGCCATCCAGGGGCTGGGCGCGACCCTTGTTCCCCGCATCGAGGGGTGTTACTTTAACGTCGTTGGCCTGCCCTTGCCCCTGCTGGCCGATCTGCTCTCCCTCTTCGGCGTGCGGGTGCTGGGACCCGAGAGGATCCTGGCCCACCCGGGCCCGGGGGCTTCCGGGCGATGA
- the minE gene encoding cell division topological specificity factor MinE yields MIQLLARVLGRGGGGAPGNGGTAGPRAGGTPGWGTARVASKDIARERLKLMLVHDRVDMEPELMEALKDDLIRAISRYLEVDRAGMEVSLHREAAAVALVASIPVRAVRRRPLAAAEGED; encoded by the coding sequence GTGATCCAGCTTCTGGCGCGCGTCCTGGGACGCGGCGGGGGCGGGGCGCCCGGGAACGGAGGGACGGCCGGACCCCGTGCCGGGGGAACCCCGGGCTGGGGGACGGCCAGGGTGGCCAGCAAGGACATCGCCCGGGAGCGGCTCAAGCTCATGCTGGTCCACGACCGGGTCGACATGGAGCCGGAGTTGATGGAGGCCCTCAAGGACGATCTGATCCGTGCCATTTCCCGTTATCTGGAGGTGGACCGGGCGGGGATGGAGGTCAGCCTGCACCGGGAGGCGGCGGCGGTGGCCCTGGTGGCCAGCATCCCGGTGCGAGCCGTCCGGCGGCGACCGCTGGCGGCGGCCGAAGGAGAGGACTGA
- a CDS encoding FtsW/RodA/SpoVE family cell cycle protein, with amino-acid sequence MGLLDRRLLKTLDLPLIALVMVLMACGLVLISVAVRARGMLDLVEKQAVFAVAGLATMLAVTLWVDYRTLPRVQWYLYGAATAGLAAMLVVAPEINGCRCWIQAGPVSLQPAEFVKPILILVLADRLARHEDRPWTWLDLVPVGAMVAPLALLVLKQPDLGTVLVFFGITGGMLLMAGYPVWRLFGLATAGLAAATGLVWAQLRFPDKISLLEPHQLMRLVVFINPYNDGQNGLGAGYHVLQSRLAVGNGRLFGQGLTGTSQTATSFLPEPQTDFIFAVAAETLGFVGITLLVLLLLALLLRALHDTTQAGDTYGMLLGAGVVSMLATHFIINAGMTVGLMPITGLPLPFISYGGSNLLTNCISLGLLMSAYARRHKILF; translated from the coding sequence GTGGGCTTGCTGGACCGGCGCTTGCTCAAAACCCTGGATCTGCCGCTGATCGCCCTGGTCATGGTCCTCATGGCTTGCGGGCTGGTCCTGATCTCCGTGGCCGTGCGGGCCCGGGGGATGCTGGACCTGGTGGAGAAGCAGGCCGTCTTCGCCGTCGCCGGGCTGGCCACCATGCTGGCCGTCACCCTGTGGGTCGACTACCGTACCCTGCCGCGGGTGCAGTGGTACCTGTACGGCGCGGCCACTGCCGGCCTGGCGGCCATGCTGGTGGTGGCGCCCGAGATCAACGGGTGCCGGTGCTGGATCCAGGCCGGCCCGGTCAGCCTGCAGCCGGCCGAGTTCGTCAAGCCCATCCTGATCCTGGTCCTGGCCGACCGGCTCGCCCGCCACGAGGACCGGCCCTGGACGTGGCTGGACCTGGTGCCGGTGGGGGCCATGGTGGCTCCCCTGGCCCTGCTGGTGCTCAAACAGCCGGACCTGGGGACGGTGCTGGTCTTCTTCGGAATCACCGGCGGCATGCTGCTCATGGCCGGTTACCCGGTCTGGCGCCTCTTCGGCCTGGCCACGGCCGGCCTGGCCGCGGCCACCGGCCTGGTGTGGGCCCAGCTGCGCTTCCCTGACAAGATCTCGCTCCTTGAGCCCCACCAGCTGATGCGGCTGGTGGTGTTCATCAACCCGTACAACGACGGGCAGAACGGCCTGGGTGCGGGGTATCACGTGCTGCAGTCCCGCCTGGCCGTGGGCAACGGCCGGCTGTTCGGCCAGGGGCTGACCGGCACCAGCCAGACGGCCACCAGCTTCCTGCCCGAGCCCCAGACCGACTTCATCTTCGCCGTGGCCGCCGAGACCCTGGGCTTCGTGGGGATCACCCTGCTGGTCCTGCTGCTGCTGGCTCTGCTCCTGCGCGCCCTGCACGACACCACCCAGGCCGGGGACACCTACGGCATGCTGCTGGGGGCCGGCGTGGTGTCCATGCTGGCCACCCACTTCATCATCAATGCCGGGATGACCGTCGGCCTGATGCCCATCACCGGCCTGCCCCTGCCCTTCATCAGCTACGGGGGCAGCAACCTCCTCACCAACTGCATCAGCCTGGGCCTCCTGATGAGCGCCTACGCCCGCCGGCACAAGATCCTGTTCTGA
- a CDS encoding rod shape-determining protein, which yields MVLESVYRYFSRDMGIDLGTANTLVYVRGRGIVIQEPSVVAVQAETKQVLAVGEEAKRMIGRTPGNIIAVRPMKDGVIADFEITQAMLRHFIAKALRGRSLVRPRVVICLPSGVTEVEKRAVVDATEQAGARKAYPIEEPMAAAIGAGLPVHEPTGNMIVDIGGGTTEVAIISLGGIVTHRSIRIGGDEMDEAIVNYVKRNYNLLIGERTAEEVKIAIGSAYPMEDEGSVEIRGRDLVTGLPKTIEVTAAEIREALSETVAAIVDAIKVTLERTPPELASDIMDRGIVMTGGGSLLRGLDRRVAEETGMPVHIAEDPLLSVALGAGKYLDVIDNVQRSLATSRRLA from the coding sequence GTGGTGCTTGAATCGGTATACCGTTACTTCTCCCGCGACATGGGCATCGACCTGGGGACGGCCAACACGCTGGTCTACGTGCGGGGCCGGGGGATCGTGATCCAGGAACCCTCGGTGGTGGCCGTCCAGGCGGAAACCAAGCAGGTGCTGGCCGTCGGCGAGGAGGCCAAGCGCATGATCGGCCGCACCCCCGGCAACATCATCGCCGTGCGGCCGATGAAGGACGGCGTCATCGCCGACTTCGAGATCACCCAGGCCATGCTGCGGCATTTCATCGCCAAGGCGCTGCGGGGTCGGTCGCTGGTTCGTCCCCGGGTGGTGATCTGCCTGCCGTCCGGGGTCACCGAGGTGGAGAAGCGGGCGGTGGTCGACGCCACCGAGCAGGCGGGGGCGCGCAAGGCGTACCCCATCGAGGAGCCCATGGCGGCGGCCATCGGCGCCGGGCTGCCGGTCCACGAGCCCACCGGCAACATGATCGTGGACATCGGCGGCGGCACCACCGAGGTGGCGATCATCTCCCTGGGCGGCATCGTCACCCACCGGTCCATCCGCATCGGCGGCGACGAGATGGACGAGGCCATCGTCAACTACGTCAAGCGCAACTACAACCTGCTGATCGGCGAGCGGACGGCGGAAGAGGTCAAGATCGCCATCGGCTCCGCCTACCCCATGGAGGACGAGGGCTCGGTGGAGATCCGCGGGCGCGACCTGGTCACGGGCCTGCCCAAGACCATCGAGGTGACGGCGGCGGAGATCCGCGAGGCCTTGTCCGAAACGGTGGCGGCCATCGTCGACGCCATCAAGGTGACCCTGGAGCGGACGCCGCCCGAACTGGCCTCGGACATCATGGACCGGGGCATCGTGATGACCGGCGGCGGTTCCCTGCTGCGCGGCCTCGATCGCCGGGTGGCCGAGGAGACGGGCATGCCCGTGCACATCGCCGAAGACCCCCTGCTCTCGGTGGCCCTGGGTGCGGGCAAGTACCTGGATGTGATCGACAACGTCCAGCGGAGCCTGGCGACCTCGCGCCGCCTGGCCTGA
- a CDS encoding septum site-determining protein MinC translates to MKGSPLVTRVGDEVVVSVTADLDFPTLCSTLERMLAGDPTLRDCPALVLDTGRLQLTADQVMAIEGLVSRYGGTRLLHVITEQVDETRSRHPVRDRFNGFAWPAGAGRPGPDGHCHGRREPVPEACLEQAPDAPRPGAPPAFPATVPRPVDPAPAGEGNRAGAAGEAVRAARVRRRGRQGGPPDGPGGGDHRPQAPRGRPGTPREQGSEERPGARGAATGSPGSAGGAPGIAVTAWGETDPRWRQPAAAPPAGAGSSRGAGRARAGVVVRRTLRSGHRLVYDGDVVILGDVNPGAEVLAAGDVVVFGRLRGTVHAGFKGDEQAVVAALVMEPVQLRIARWIGRAPDGEPPPGAAGRAVAGPAGGRSPEIACVRDGQVLIEPFDPARWFWQRQRERAAERDDRDRAQAAHP, encoded by the coding sequence GTGAAAGGATCACCGCTGGTGACGCGGGTCGGAGACGAGGTGGTCGTCTCCGTGACCGCCGACCTGGATTTCCCCACCTTGTGCTCCACCCTGGAACGGATGCTGGCCGGTGACCCTACCCTGCGGGACTGTCCCGCCCTGGTGCTGGATACGGGCCGGCTGCAACTGACCGCCGACCAGGTGATGGCCATTGAAGGCCTGGTCAGCCGCTACGGTGGAACCCGCCTGTTGCACGTCATCACCGAGCAGGTGGACGAGACGCGTTCCCGGCACCCGGTCCGCGACCGGTTCAACGGCTTCGCGTGGCCGGCGGGGGCGGGCAGGCCAGGGCCCGATGGCCACTGTCACGGCCGCCGGGAACCGGTCCCGGAGGCCTGCCTGGAGCAGGCCCCGGATGCGCCGCGTCCCGGTGCCCCACCTGCTTTCCCGGCGACCGTCCCGAGGCCGGTGGACCCGGCACCGGCCGGCGAGGGGAACCGGGCCGGTGCGGCCGGTGAAGCGGTTCGGGCCGCCAGGGTCCGTCGCCGGGGCCGGCAGGGTGGGCCGCCGGATGGCCCGGGCGGCGGGGATCACCGCCCACAGGCTCCGCGGGGCCGGCCCGGGACGCCCAGGGAGCAAGGCAGTGAGGAGCGCCCTGGCGCCCGCGGGGCCGCCACTGGATCCCCAGGCTCCGCCGGCGGAGCCCCCGGCATCGCCGTCACGGCGTGGGGCGAAACGGATCCGCGCTGGCGCCAGCCAGCGGCTGCACCCCCGGCGGGGGCCGGTTCGTCCCGGGGGGCGGGGCGGGCGCGCGCTGGCGTGGTGGTGCGGCGGACCTTGCGCTCGGGCCACCGCCTGGTCTACGACGGCGACGTGGTGATCCTGGGCGACGTCAACCCCGGCGCCGAGGTGCTGGCGGCCGGCGACGTGGTGGTCTTCGGGCGGCTGCGGGGTACGGTCCACGCCGGTTTCAAAGGCGACGAGCAGGCGGTGGTGGCCGCCCTGGTGATGGAGCCGGTGCAGCTCCGCATCGCCCGCTGGATCGGCCGCGCCCCCGACGGGGAGCCGCCGCCCGGCGCGGCAGGCCGGGCCGTCGCCGGACCCGCAGGCGGGCGCAGCCCGGAGATCGCCTGCGTCCGGGACGGGCAGGTGCTGATCGAACCCTTTGACCCGGCCCGCTGGTTCTGGCAGCGGCAGCGGGAGCGCGCCGCGGAGCGGGACGACCGGGACCGCGCGCAGGCCGCCCACCCCTAG
- the mrdA gene encoding penicillin-binding protein 2, with protein sequence MNPEELARRQRLRRRNILMGLLVAWTVILLGRLYMLQVVMGDELSEYAAGQRLRKVYVPAPRGQILDRRGQVLATNLPAYSAYLVYTREGLDPEARRLLSRILDIPVEAIEEAEAELRVRPVPEIPVRLKAELTPAEITALAENRDRLPGVVVEPQPLRYYPGSTLAAHVLGYVREGNRPWELKGESGIEATYNGPVQLPDGRTVRGLTGVDGQRLVEVDARGRPLSDESRHLLLGGDADRYAVPPKPGSTLVLTLDARVQKAAEEALARRIQELRELKTRPCPCPARNGAAVAIDVRTGAILAMTSYPTFDPNDFARQAFMEPSDPRYDAVNRKVYQYVHWNERYRGKRVEGPTRNLAIADALPPGSTFKPITGLAAMLRGVLPASAYCGGEFYFAGRAWQDWGVHGHVDFDKAIGRSCNVYFYQTGLNAGIDAIADVATQFGLGQLTGLRDLAGEVQGSLATPAVKAELVARADPNSTESERRWYAGDTLNASIGQGFHAFTPLQMAVYTAALANGGTRYRPYLVQEIRDPQTGRVLWEAKPDPLNTVDVPTAFLEKVREAMVTVTQDNGGWYGTAYGVFRDAPYVAAGKTGTAQGGTRDPEYENHGWFIAFAPAGPGEQPEIAVAVVVRAGGGGSLAAGPVARAMLDAYFAGRYGLPANPETAAEEAHEDAARSAAVVPSD encoded by the coding sequence ATGAACCCGGAAGAACTGGCCCGCCGGCAGCGCCTGCGCCGGCGCAACATCCTGATGGGACTGCTGGTGGCCTGGACGGTGATCCTGCTGGGCCGCCTGTACATGCTGCAGGTGGTCATGGGCGACGAGCTCAGCGAGTACGCCGCTGGCCAGCGGCTGCGCAAGGTGTACGTGCCCGCACCGCGGGGGCAGATCCTGGACCGGCGCGGCCAGGTCCTGGCCACAAACCTGCCTGCCTATTCCGCCTACCTGGTCTACACCCGGGAGGGCCTTGACCCGGAGGCGCGCCGGCTGCTGAGCCGGATCCTCGACATTCCCGTCGAGGCCATCGAGGAGGCGGAGGCCGAACTGCGTGTCCGGCCGGTGCCGGAGATCCCCGTGCGCCTCAAGGCGGAGCTCACTCCGGCGGAGATCACCGCCCTGGCGGAGAACCGCGACCGCTTGCCCGGGGTGGTGGTCGAGCCCCAGCCCCTGCGCTACTACCCGGGCAGCACCCTGGCGGCCCACGTGCTGGGCTATGTGCGTGAGGGGAACCGCCCGTGGGAGCTAAAAGGGGAGTCAGGCATCGAAGCCACCTACAACGGCCCGGTGCAGCTGCCCGACGGGCGGACGGTGCGCGGCCTGACGGGGGTTGACGGCCAGCGGCTGGTGGAGGTGGACGCCCGCGGCCGGCCCCTCAGCGACGAATCCCGCCACCTGCTGCTGGGCGGCGATGCCGACCGGTATGCGGTGCCGCCCAAGCCCGGGAGCACCCTGGTGCTGACGCTGGATGCCCGGGTGCAGAAGGCGGCGGAAGAGGCGCTGGCCCGGCGGATTCAGGAACTGCGGGAACTGAAGACGAGGCCGTGCCCCTGCCCGGCCCGCAACGGTGCCGCCGTGGCCATCGACGTGCGGACCGGGGCCATCCTGGCCATGACCTCTTATCCGACCTTTGACCCCAACGATTTCGCCCGCCAGGCTTTCATGGAGCCCAGCGACCCGCGCTACGATGCGGTGAACCGCAAGGTTTACCAGTACGTCCATTGGAACGAGCGGTACCGCGGCAAGCGGGTCGAGGGGCCAACACGGAACCTGGCCATCGCCGACGCCTTGCCGCCGGGCTCCACTTTCAAGCCCATCACGGGGCTGGCGGCCATGCTGCGCGGTGTCCTGCCCGCCTCCGCCTACTGCGGCGGTGAGTTCTATTTTGCCGGCCGGGCCTGGCAGGACTGGGGTGTCCACGGTCACGTCGACTTTGACAAGGCGATCGGGCGCTCATGCAACGTTTACTTCTACCAGACGGGTCTCAACGCCGGGATCGACGCCATCGCCGACGTCGCCACGCAGTTCGGGCTCGGACAGTTGACCGGTCTCCGGGACCTGGCCGGGGAGGTTCAGGGTTCGCTGGCCACGCCGGCAGTGAAGGCCGAGCTGGTGGCTCGTGCCGACCCGAACAGCACCGAATCCGAGCGCCGCTGGTACGCCGGGGATACCCTGAATGCCTCCATCGGCCAGGGGTTCCATGCCTTCACGCCCCTGCAGATGGCCGTCTACACCGCCGCCCTGGCCAACGGCGGCACCCGCTACCGCCCGTACCTGGTCCAGGAGATCCGGGATCCGCAGACGGGCCGGGTGCTGTGGGAAGCGAAGCCCGACCCGCTGAACACGGTGGACGTTCCGACGGCGTTCCTGGAAAAGGTGCGGGAAGCCATGGTGACAGTGACCCAGGACAACGGCGGCTGGTACGGCACAGCCTACGGTGTGTTCCGGGACGCGCCCTACGTAGCCGCGGGCAAGACGGGCACGGCCCAGGGAGGTACCCGCGATCCCGAGTACGAAAACCACGGCTGGTTCATCGCCTTCGCACCCGCGGGCCCGGGCGAGCAACCTGAGATCGCCGTGGCCGTCGTCGTCCGGGCCGGTGGCGGCGGCTCGCTGGCCGCCGGTCCGGTGGCCCGCGCCATGCTGGACGCCTACTTTGCCGGCCGGTACGGGCTGCCGGCCAATCCCGAGACGGCTGCGGAAGAGGCCCACGAAGACGCGGCCCGCAGCGCGGCGGTGGTCCCTTCCGACTGA
- a CDS encoding 2-keto-3-deoxygluconate permease, whose translation MRRNGGGWGVLAAVLVGNALGNLAARHGLAGWLPWLSQGLGPSLEPTTLAVPYLGAVTLGLRLDITAGGLLGILAALFWLQRRR comes from the coding sequence ATGCGACGCAACGGCGGAGGATGGGGCGTGCTGGCCGCGGTGCTGGTGGGCAATGCCCTGGGCAACCTGGCGGCACGCCATGGGCTGGCGGGGTGGCTGCCCTGGCTGTCCCAGGGGCTGGGCCCTTCCCTGGAGCCCACCACCCTGGCGGTGCCGTACCTGGGCGCGGTGACCCTGGGCCTGCGCCTCGACATCACGGCGGGAGGCTTGCTGGGCATCCTGGCTGCACTGTTCTGGCTGCAGCGCCGCCGGTAG
- the mreC gene encoding rod shape-determining protein MreC, translating into MVPWLRRLLAVALVLAVAGSVMAATRNLRPRPALLEGALQEVLAPLSGVTARMARGAGEIGRTLATLGRLEAENQTLREELERLRGVEAQVRQLERENRQLEELLGLKQARPDAVLAARVSGRTPDRWYQEIILDQGSADGVRPDMVAVVPGGVVGRVVSVTPHSARVLLITDPESGIGALIGRSGEAGVAYGRGGDLPELVMTLFAASADVKVGDDVVTSGLGPVFPPGLPIGTVTSVGRDPTGLGIQVTVEPSAPLNRLAAVLLLEPARQGEAP; encoded by the coding sequence ATGGTGCCGTGGCTCCGCAGGCTGCTGGCCGTGGCCCTGGTCCTGGCCGTGGCGGGGAGCGTGATGGCGGCCACCCGCAACCTGCGGCCACGGCCCGCGTTGCTGGAAGGGGCGCTGCAGGAGGTCCTGGCGCCCCTCAGTGGCGTTACGGCCCGCATGGCGCGGGGGGCCGGCGAGATCGGGCGGACCCTGGCGACCCTGGGGCGGCTGGAGGCGGAAAACCAGACCCTGCGGGAAGAACTGGAGCGCCTGCGGGGCGTGGAGGCGCAGGTGCGCCAGCTGGAACGGGAGAACCGCCAGCTGGAGGAGCTGCTAGGCCTCAAGCAGGCCCGGCCCGACGCCGTCCTGGCTGCCCGGGTGAGCGGGCGGACCCCGGACCGCTGGTACCAGGAGATCATCCTGGACCAGGGCTCGGCGGACGGGGTTCGCCCGGACATGGTGGCCGTGGTGCCCGGCGGCGTGGTGGGCCGGGTGGTATCCGTCACCCCCCACAGCGCCCGGGTCCTCCTGATCACCGATCCCGAGAGCGGCATCGGGGCCCTGATCGGCCGCAGCGGGGAGGCCGGCGTCGCCTATGGCCGGGGGGGCGACCTGCCCGAGCTGGTCATGACCCTCTTTGCCGCCAGCGCCGACGTGAAGGTGGGCGACGATGTGGTGACCTCGGGGCTGGGACCGGTCTTCCCGCCGGGACTGCCCATCGGCACCGTGACCTCGGTGGGCCGCGATCCCACGGGCCTGGGCATCCAGGTGACGGTGGAACCCAGCGCGCCCCTCAACCGCCTGGCGGCCGTGCTGCTGCTGGAGCCGGCGCGGCAGGGTGAGGCGCCGTGA
- a CDS encoding rod shape-determining protein MreD: MRRPLRWTLLSLLLLWLEVGPIPALGLPRFHLPLLLALATGVVYGPRQGMAAGAVAGLWLDLWTGRLVGSWTLLHALAGWAGGKAGESLYRDVPGLATALGVTATWVAELVRGLLVSAAAGLPLATADLVVWSRALWPELAAAAVAAPLLLRLVVGIERREREAREAEIPGGWRGGWP; the protein is encoded by the coding sequence GTGAGGCGCCCCCTGCGCTGGACCCTGCTGAGCCTGCTCCTGCTCTGGCTTGAGGTGGGGCCGATTCCCGCCCTGGGCCTGCCCCGGTTCCACCTGCCCCTTTTGCTGGCCCTGGCCACCGGCGTCGTCTACGGGCCGCGGCAGGGGATGGCCGCGGGGGCGGTGGCCGGCCTCTGGCTCGATCTCTGGACGGGACGGCTTGTGGGGTCCTGGACCCTGCTCCACGCCCTGGCCGGCTGGGCCGGGGGCAAGGCCGGCGAGAGCCTGTACCGAGACGTGCCCGGCCTGGCCACGGCCCTGGGGGTGACCGCCACCTGGGTGGCGGAGCTGGTGCGCGGCCTCCTTGTGTCGGCCGCCGCAGGCCTGCCCCTGGCCACGGCCGACCTGGTGGTCTGGTCCCGGGCTCTCTGGCCGGAGCTGGCGGCGGCGGCGGTGGCGGCGCCGCTGCTCCTGCGGCTGGTGGTGGGCATCGAGCGGCGGGAGCGGGAGGCCCGGGAGGCGGAGATCCCGGGCGGCTGGCGGGGAGGATGGCCATGA
- the minD gene encoding septum site-determining protein MinD: MGTTLVVTSGKGGVGKTTTTANLGTALALTGKRVVLVDADIGLRNLDVVMGLENRIVYDLVDVVEGFCRLRQALIKDKRYDGLFLLPAAQTKDKTAVRPEQFKALCEELAAEFDYVLVDSPAGIEQGFRNAIAGAQEALVVCTPDVSSVRDADRVIGLLEAEGLAAPRLIINKLRPDMVQQGRQMGVEDVLDVLAIELIGVVPEDEQVVDSTNRGEPVVAHERSRAGRAYRDIVRRLLGEQVPFPDFKEEHGLLGRLRRLLGGA, encoded by the coding sequence TTGGGCACCACGCTGGTCGTCACCTCGGGCAAGGGCGGCGTGGGCAAGACCACCACCACCGCCAACCTGGGCACGGCCCTGGCCCTGACCGGCAAGCGCGTCGTGCTGGTCGACGCCGACATCGGCCTGCGCAACCTGGACGTGGTCATGGGCCTGGAGAACCGCATCGTCTACGACCTGGTGGACGTGGTGGAGGGCTTTTGCCGGCTGCGACAGGCCTTGATCAAGGACAAGCGCTACGACGGCCTGTTCCTCCTGCCGGCGGCCCAGACCAAGGACAAGACCGCCGTACGGCCCGAACAGTTCAAGGCGCTGTGCGAGGAGCTGGCAGCCGAGTTCGATTACGTGCTGGTGGACAGCCCGGCGGGCATCGAGCAGGGGTTCCGCAACGCCATCGCCGGGGCCCAGGAGGCGCTGGTGGTGTGCACCCCCGACGTGTCGTCGGTGCGCGATGCCGACCGGGTGATCGGCCTGCTGGAGGCGGAGGGCCTGGCCGCGCCGCGGCTGATCATCAACAAGCTGCGCCCCGACATGGTCCAGCAGGGGCGCCAGATGGGCGTGGAGGACGTGCTGGACGTCCTGGCCATCGAGCTCATCGGAGTGGTGCCCGAGGACGAGCAGGTGGTCGACTCCACCAACCGCGGCGAGCCGGTGGTGGCCCACGAGCGCAGCCGGGCGGGCCGCGCCTACCGGGACATCGTGCGGCGCTTGCTGGGCGAGCAGGTCCCCTTCCCCGATTTCAAGGAAGAACACGGCCTGCTCGGGCGGCTGCGGCGGCTTCTGGGCGGGGCCTGA
- the radC gene encoding DNA repair protein RadC produces the protein MRRVRRPESLRVKDLPPSDRPRERLLAGGAASLSTVDLLAILIGSGTGRGESALDLARRVLAWGSRGSTRRLQRDDPDRRDRRAGAAAATGSVAGCRAVADGPAAGGTAPAQPPEERAGAPEPGGEWDALQWLASARAEELRQIPGIGPARAAQIVAGVELGRRLATAWPVRPRVRGPEDVSRLLMAGMKDLDREHLYVVQLNTKHYVLGVDLISIGTLNGSLVHPREVFRAAVRRGAAALVLVHNHPSGDPTPSPEDVQVTRRLVEAGRIMGIDVLDHVIIGNQRYASLREAGLVWEA, from the coding sequence ATGAGGCGGGTCCGGCGGCCCGAGTCCTTGCGGGTCAAAGACTTGCCCCCGTCGGACCGCCCGCGGGAGCGGCTCCTGGCGGGCGGCGCCGCCTCCCTGAGCACCGTCGACCTCCTGGCCATTCTCATCGGTTCGGGGACGGGTCGGGGCGAATCGGCCCTGGATCTGGCGCGCCGGGTGCTGGCCTGGGGCAGCCGGGGCTCCACCCGCCGGCTCCAGCGGGACGATCCGGACCGCCGTGACCGGCGGGCCGGCGCAGCGGCCGCCACCGGTAGCGTTGCCGGCTGCCGGGCCGTGGCCGACGGGCCGGCAGCCGGAGGCACGGCGCCCGCCCAACCACCGGAGGAAAGGGCGGGAGCGCCGGAGCCTGGCGGGGAGTGGGATGCGCTGCAATGGCTGGCGTCGGCCCGGGCGGAGGAGCTCCGCCAGATCCCGGGCATCGGACCCGCCCGTGCCGCCCAGATTGTGGCTGGGGTAGAGCTCGGGCGGCGCCTGGCCACGGCGTGGCCGGTTCGGCCGCGGGTCCGGGGTCCGGAGGACGTCAGCCGGCTGCTGATGGCCGGCATGAAAGACCTGGATAGGGAACATTTATACGTGGTTCAGTTGAACACGAAACATTATGTACTAGGTGTGGACTTGATTTCGATCGGGACGCTGAACGGGTCCCTGGTGCACCCGCGGGAGGTCTTCCGGGCCGCCGTCCGCAGGGGAGCGGCCGCGCTGGTCCTGGTGCACAACCACCCGAGCGGCGATCCCACGCCAAGCCCGGAAGACGTCCAGGTGACGCGCCGCCTGGTGGAGGCCGGGCGGATCATGGGGATCGATGTGCTGGACCACGTGATCATCGGCAACCAGCGTTACGCCAGCTTGCGCGAGGCCGGCCTGGTGTGGGAGGCGTGA